Genomic window (Anaerohalosphaeraceae bacterium):
GGGCATACCGCGCCGCCTTCTTCATATTCCCCACATCCGGCGCCACCACCGTCAGTTTGTCCAACTGCTTGCTCTTAAGATACTTGGCAATGACCGGCTCGGCCGTCAGATGGTCCACCGGAATATCAAAAAAGCCCTGCAGCTGAGCGGCGTGCAGGTCCAGCGTCAGCACGCGATTGGCGCCGGCGGCCACAATCAGATTGGCCACCAGTTTGGCCGTAATCGGCACCTGCCCTTCATCCTTGCGGTCCTGACGGGCATATCCGAAATACGGAATCACCGCCGTCACCCGGGCCGCGCTGGCCCGACTCAGACAGTCCAGAAAAATCAGCAGCTCCATCAGGTTTTCATCCACCGGCTCGCAGACCGACTGCACCACAAAGCAGTCCGTCCCTCGTACATCCGTCTCCAGCTTGATAATCTTTTCGCTGTCCGGAAACCGCCAGATTCGGGCCTTCCCCGGCTCCTGCCTGAGATACCGGCAAATCCCTTCCGTCAATTCCGGATGACTGGTTCCGCCGAAGACAATCAGGGGATGATGAATCATTTTTGTCCCTCCTTGGAATCACTTGCCCCCACTCGACCCAGCGTTGTAAAGGCCCTGACGTCCTGCCCATCCGCTACCTGGGCCCCTTCGCCCACAAAAGCAAACGGCCCAATCCGGCAGCCCGTCCCGATCCGAACCGCTCCGCGAATACACGTAAACGGCTCAATCACCGTATCCTGACCAATTTGGGCGCGATCATCAATCCACGTATTCGGCGGGTCCACAATCGTCACCCCCGAGGCCATCAGCCGATTCTGAATCCGCTGCTGCATAATCTTGCCCACGACGGCCAGCTGGGCACGGCTGTTGACGCCCATTGCATCTTCTTCCGCCACTGCCGTGACCGCCGTCGCCTTATGCCCCTCCGCCAGCAGCACATGCAGCACATCCGTCAGGTAATATTCCCCCTTGGCGTTATCCGGGCGAATCTTTTCCAGCCCCTTCAGCAGCAGCGGCGTCTGATAGCAGAAATATCCGGTGTTTACTTCCTGAATCTTTCGCTGCTCCTCATTGCAGTCGTTGTGCTCTACAATTCCCTGAATATTCCCGTAGGCATCCCGCACAATCCGCCCGTAGCCGCTCGGGTCTTTCAGCACCGCCGTCGCCACCGTCACCGCCGACTTCTCCGACAGGTGCTTGTCCAGCAGAATCTCCAGCGTCTCTTTGCGAATCAGCGGCGCATCCCCGCACAGCACAAGCGTATGCCCTTCAAACCCCTCCAGGTGCCTGCGGCAGCACATCACCGCATGCCCCGTTCCCCGCTGTTCGGGCTGCTCGACAAACTCCAAATCCGCCTGCCCCTGATACCGGCGGAGAATCTGGTCTTTCCCGTAGCCGACGACGACGTAAATCCGGCGCACCCCCACGCCGCGGCAGGCGTCCAGCACATAATCCAGCATCGGACGTCCGCACACCTCATGCAGCACCTTCGGCAGACGGGTATTCATCCGGGTGCTCTGACCCGCTGCCAAGACAATCGCCGCACATTCCGCTTTCGTATTCACCTTTCAGCCTTCTCTCTCTATCTGACTGTTTGAAATTCTTATCTACCCGGCCTGGACTCGAACCAGGAATAAGAGGACCAAAACCTCTTGTGTTACCGATTACACCACCGGGTATCGCCCGCACACGGCAAAATTATAATACCTCGCCTGCCCTTTCGTTACGAAAGAAAACCCGCTTTCAGGCAACGATGCCGTTCACGTAAGTCGCAGTGGCCGCCTTCGAAACGGACCGACCGGACCCTGCCACGGGCTTGAGCTGACCATGCTGCGAACCTGTCAGCCCCACGTTTCCGTCTTCCGGTCTTTCGGGAAAGACCTTTCCAGACGGGTCTACCTACCCACCAGGCAGGGCTACAAAGAAGGAATACTATACAAATACTTTTCCCTTTTTCAAGTCATAAATCCTTCTTTTTTCAATCCCGCCTATTAATAGGATATATCCTGTCTTTATACCAAATTATAATTCTTGCAATAAAATCCCTCTGCCAACCATCTATAAAGGTGTTGTTGCTGAAGACCGATAAAAAAATCTTTTTTTGAAAGGAGTACAGAAATGTCTATGAAGAAAGCACTTACAGGTCTTACCATCTTGACAATTTTGGCACTTTTCGCCGCCCAGTCCTACTCTCAGCAGGGTCAGGGCCCGGAAGGCAGAGGCCAGCGGCGCGGCGGACCGGCCGGCCAAATGGAAGCCGGCCCGGCGGGCGGACCCGGCCAGCAGATGGGACAGCGCGATCCGGAACAGATGCGTCAAATGATTCAGGAACGGCAAATTCAGCGGGTCAAACAAGCCCTCAATCCGACCGACGAGCAATGGGCCAAGATTGAACCCGCTCTCAAGAAAGTCATCACACTCAATCAGCAGACCAATATGGCCGGCTTCCCCGGACAGGGCTTCGGCAGAGGCCAGCGTCAGGGACAAGAAGGGCAAACCGAACAGTCCGCTGAAGAGCAGACCACCCTCGGCAAGGCCCGCCAGGAACTTCGAGCCGCCATTAACAGCGGCAATGCTGACACCATCAAGACCAAACTGGAGGCCTTCCGAAAGGCCCGCGAAGAGGCCCTCAAACAGCTGGCCGATGCCAAGAAAGAACTGAAGGCACAGTTGACTACCCCCCAGCAGGAAGCGGAATTGGCTCTGATGGGCTACATTGATTAAATCCTCGGCAGGATGCCGAAACGGCAGGCGGTCTTCTTTCCGCCTGCCGTTTTTTTAACAGCACTTTTTCTCCTCCGAAACGTATCGTTTTCATCGTGAACGAAAAAGAAACAACCTTTTGACTGTCAGAAAGGAAACAGCCATGAACGCTTTACTGAAGAAACTTGCGGTACTTTGTCTGGTTTTGGTGCTCGCTTCAGCCAGTTGGGCCGGATGCTGCAAAAGCAAATCGGATGACTCGGCCTGCGGCGACAACAAAAAGGCCTGTGAAAAGAAAGATAAAGAATGCAAAGAAGAAAATAAGTCCGACTGCCAGAAAGACAAGGGAGAAGCGGCATCCTCCGACAAAGCTGCTTAACCCCCGAATCCTGCTGACAACACCCATACAACAGTCAATCCTGCCTCCAATCAGGATTGACTGTTTTTTTCAGGATAAAACTCCGCAAAGACCTGCTGAACCTGCTCCAATGTCTTGGCCTTCATCATCGCCATCATTACTTGCTTGCGCTGCGGATGGCGTTTGCAGTAGCCCGCCGTAAACTTTCGAAAGTACGGAATCGCCTTCCGGGCCGGCCAGAACTCCAGAATCATCCTCAAATGCTCTGCCATCACGGCCTTCTGCTCTTCCATCGTCGGCGGTTCCGGAAGAGGCCGACCTTCCCATAAAGCCCGAATTTCCTGAAATATCCACGGATTCCCGATGGCTCCCCGCGCCACAATGACCCCATCAACTCCGGTGCCGTTCAGCCGCTCTATTGCTGTTTGGGCCTTCAAAATATCTCCGCTGCCGAACACGCACAGCGAAGGAAACCTCCTCTTCACTTCGGCAATCGTCTCCCAGTCCGCCGTCCCCTTGTATTTCTGCTCCACCGTTCGCCCGTGAATCGCCAGCATTTGCACGCCGTCCCGGGCTGCATTCTCGCAAATCGTCCAGAAGTCCTCCCGCGAAGCCTCGGAGGAATCAAATCCAATTCGAATTTTCATAAACACAGGACATCGTACCGCCTCCCGCGTTCGCAGATACGCCTCTCGAATGACAGCGGGCTTTTGCATCAAAAACCCGCCGCGCTCTCTCCGCAGCACCTTCGGCACCGGACAGGCAAAATTCAAATCAATCGCATCATACCCCGCCCGCTCAAACACCGCTGCTGATTGGGCCATCACCTCCGGTTCATTGCCCATAATCTGCGCAACAACCGGATGCTCCTCTTGAGAAAAAGGATAAAACTGCTTTTGACGGCTGGCTTTGGGATGCAGCGCTATCCGGTCCAGCATCACCCCCGTAAAAACCAGTGGACAGCCGAACCGCCGGGCCAGGATCCGCATTGGATGGTCTGTATAACCCGACAGGGCCGCCTGAATAAACGGCACATCCAGTTTAATTACACCAAATTGAAGCATAAAAAGGACGGCTTCTTTTCCTTATCTGTCTCTTTTGAAAAGACTTACAATCCCCTCCCGCCCTGCTTTTCTCCAAAAT
Coding sequences:
- the prs gene encoding ribose-phosphate diphosphokinase, translating into MIHHPLIVFGGTSHPELTEGICRYLRQEPGKARIWRFPDSEKIIKLETDVRGTDCFVVQSVCEPVDENLMELLIFLDCLSRASAARVTAVIPYFGYARQDRKDEGQVPITAKLVANLIVAAGANRVLTLDLHAAQLQGFFDIPVDHLTAEPVIAKYLKSKQLDKLTVVAPDVGNMKKAARYA
- a CDS encoding NTP transferase domain-containing protein; amino-acid sequence: MNTKAECAAIVLAAGQSTRMNTRLPKVLHEVCGRPMLDYVLDACRGVGVRRIYVVVGYGKDQILRRYQGQADLEFVEQPEQRGTGHAVMCCRRHLEGFEGHTLVLCGDAPLIRKETLEILLDKHLSEKSAVTVATAVLKDPSGYGRIVRDAYGNIQGIVEHNDCNEEQRKIQEVNTGYFCYQTPLLLKGLEKIRPDNAKGEYYLTDVLHVLLAEGHKATAVTAVAEEDAMGVNSRAQLAVVGKIMQQRIQNRLMASGVTIVDPPNTWIDDRAQIGQDTVIEPFTCIRGAVRIGTGCRIGPFAFVGEGAQVADGQDVRAFTTLGRVGASDSKEGQK
- a CDS encoding tRNA-dihydrouridine synthase — translated: MLQFGVIKLDVPFIQAALSGYTDHPMRILARRFGCPLVFTGVMLDRIALHPKASRQKQFYPFSQEEHPVVAQIMGNEPEVMAQSAAVFERAGYDAIDLNFACPVPKVLRRERGGFLMQKPAVIREAYLRTREAVRCPVFMKIRIGFDSSEASREDFWTICENAARDGVQMLAIHGRTVEQKYKGTADWETIAEVKRRFPSLCVFGSGDILKAQTAIERLNGTGVDGVIVARGAIGNPWIFQEIRALWEGRPLPEPPTMEEQKAVMAEHLRMILEFWPARKAIPYFRKFTAGYCKRHPQRKQVMMAMMKAKTLEQVQQVFAEFYPEKNSQS